In a single window of the Flavivirga spongiicola genome:
- a CDS encoding alpha-L-fucosidase: MKKTIYFLAIMLLILSCQTKKKTDAVQVEQQPVNYLKESKEAFNERMEWWRKARFGMFIHWGVYSVPAGIYKDKQVNGIGEWIMQNGQIPVKEYEAFAKQFNPEKFNADAWAKTMKEAGMKYVVITSKHHDGFGLWDSKVSNYDIVDFAPYGKDILKALSEACKKYDIKFGLYHSIMDWHHEDAQKYSYLKDDPNKRENNSENFSNYLENYMKPQIKELIDNYAPSIMWFDGEWVEEFTHDQGKELYQYVRSLKPDILINNRVDKGRQGMQGMNKKDSDYAGDFGTPEQEILETAADTDWESCMTMNDTWGYKKNDHNWKSTEVLIHNLIDVTAKGGNYLLNVGPTSEGIIPEPSVQRLKNMGTWLKTNGMAIYKTERLQKNYKQGDHIRFTKKKGSHDFYAMTLKKPEATFTLKNLKPKAGSSIYLIGNETKLQWEFVEDEGIKITIPKILLNTWNENSFAWTFHIQGEEI; encoded by the coding sequence ATGAAAAAAACAATCTATTTTCTGGCTATAATGCTACTAATTTTATCTTGTCAAACCAAGAAAAAAACGGATGCTGTGCAAGTAGAGCAGCAACCAGTTAACTATTTAAAAGAATCGAAAGAAGCTTTTAATGAACGCATGGAATGGTGGCGAAAGGCGCGCTTCGGAATGTTTATTCATTGGGGCGTTTACTCAGTTCCTGCAGGCATTTATAAAGACAAACAAGTTAATGGAATAGGCGAGTGGATTATGCAAAATGGCCAAATTCCAGTAAAAGAATACGAGGCCTTTGCAAAACAATTCAATCCTGAAAAATTCAATGCAGATGCTTGGGCAAAAACCATGAAAGAAGCGGGAATGAAATATGTCGTTATTACTTCTAAGCATCATGACGGATTTGGGCTGTGGGATTCAAAAGTGTCTAATTACGATATTGTAGATTTTGCTCCTTATGGAAAAGATATTTTAAAAGCACTTTCGGAGGCATGTAAAAAGTACGATATTAAATTTGGGCTCTACCATTCTATTATGGATTGGCATCATGAAGATGCCCAGAAGTATTCTTACTTAAAAGACGATCCTAATAAACGAGAGAACAATAGCGAAAACTTCTCGAATTATTTAGAAAATTATATGAAACCTCAAATAAAAGAATTGATTGATAATTATGCCCCGTCTATTATGTGGTTTGATGGAGAATGGGTAGAAGAATTTACACATGATCAAGGAAAAGAACTGTATCAGTATGTACGGTCATTAAAACCCGATATTTTAATTAATAACCGTGTAGACAAAGGGCGTCAAGGTATGCAGGGTATGAACAAAAAAGACAGTGATTATGCTGGTGATTTTGGAACGCCTGAGCAAGAGATTTTAGAAACAGCAGCCGACACTGACTGGGAATCTTGCATGACCATGAATGATACTTGGGGATATAAGAAAAATGATCATAATTGGAAATCTACCGAGGTTTTAATTCATAATTTAATTGATGTCACAGCAAAAGGAGGTAATTATTTATTGAATGTAGGTCCAACTTCAGAAGGTATTATTCCAGAGCCAAGTGTTCAAAGATTGAAAAATATGGGAACATGGCTAAAAACCAATGGTATGGCCATTTATAAAACAGAACGGTTACAAAAAAATTATAAACAGGGAGATCACATTCGATTTACAAAGAAAAAAGGGAGTCATGATTTTTATGCTATGACACTAAAAAAACCTGAAGCTACATTCACATTAAAAAACTTAAAACCTAAAGCTGGTTCTTCTATCTATTTAATAGGAAACGAAACTAAGCTGCAATGGGAATTTGTAGAAGATGAAGGTATAAAAATTACCATCCCTAAAATATTACTAAATACTTGGAATGAAAATTCTTTTGCCTGGACTTTTCATATACAAGGCGAAGAAATTTAA
- a CDS encoding sulfatase-like hydrolase/transferase, with protein sequence MKNLKRLTILVFFIFLGCKDQAQKETVEIGISKKPNIIFLFSDDQSFKAVHALGNKEIITPTMDKLVADGTTFTHSYNMGGWNGAICLASRAMMISGRSVWRAEQVSGNYSKNQDLDKTWPRLMQTQGYETYMTGKWHVQAKADSIFNHVGHVLRGMPYDTPEGYNRPQNVNDTLWKPWKKEFGGYWKGGKHWSELVKEDAVSFIDHAAKKDNPFFMYIAFNAPHDPRQSPKKYVDMYPLDSVSVPESYMPLYPYAETMGAGKSLRDEKLAPFPRTEYSVKVNRQEYYAITTHLDDQINDILEALEGKGLRENTYIFFTSDHGLAIGEHGLMGKQNMYDHSMRVPLMVVGPDIPKGKKVNTDIYLQDVMATTLDLAGVEKPEYIEFSSFINLAKGTQSQSRYNSIYGVYEKGSQRMIRKNNYKLILYPKSKQVLLYNLGKDPLELKDLASDPENSAKIKSLFKDLIQLQKEKGDPLDLESIYENVI encoded by the coding sequence ATGAAAAATTTAAAAAGATTAACAATACTAGTATTTTTTATCTTTTTAGGCTGTAAAGATCAGGCTCAAAAAGAAACGGTTGAAATTGGTATAAGCAAAAAGCCTAATATCATTTTCTTGTTTTCAGACGACCAAAGCTTTAAAGCCGTTCATGCTTTAGGAAATAAAGAAATTATAACCCCTACTATGGATAAATTGGTAGCCGACGGGACTACTTTTACCCATAGTTATAATATGGGTGGATGGAACGGTGCTATATGTCTTGCCTCCAGAGCCATGATGATTAGTGGGCGTTCTGTGTGGAGAGCTGAACAAGTTTCTGGGAATTATTCGAAAAATCAAGATTTAGACAAAACTTGGCCCAGATTAATGCAAACCCAAGGCTATGAAACCTATATGACTGGAAAATGGCACGTTCAGGCTAAGGCTGATTCTATTTTTAATCATGTAGGGCATGTGCTTCGCGGTATGCCTTATGATACGCCTGAAGGATATAACCGTCCACAAAATGTAAACGACACCTTATGGAAACCTTGGAAAAAAGAATTTGGCGGTTATTGGAAAGGTGGTAAACATTGGAGTGAATTGGTAAAAGAAGACGCCGTGTCTTTTATAGATCATGCTGCAAAAAAAGACAACCCGTTTTTTATGTACATTGCTTTTAATGCACCACACGATCCGAGACAATCGCCAAAAAAGTATGTAGATATGTATCCTTTAGATAGCGTTTCTGTGCCGGAAAGTTATATGCCTTTATATCCTTATGCAGAGACTATGGGTGCTGGTAAAAGTTTAAGAGATGAAAAATTAGCGCCATTTCCAAGAACGGAATATTCGGTAAAAGTAAACAGGCAAGAATATTATGCTATTACTACGCATTTAGACGATCAGATTAATGATATTTTAGAAGCGTTGGAGGGTAAAGGGTTAAGAGAGAATACCTATATTTTCTTTACATCAGATCATGGTTTGGCTATTGGAGAACATGGTCTTATGGGGAAACAGAATATGTACGACCACAGTATGAGAGTGCCTTTAATGGTAGTCGGTCCCGACATACCTAAAGGGAAAAAGGTAAACACAGATATCTATTTACAAGATGTTATGGCTACAACATTAGACCTTGCTGGTGTTGAAAAACCAGAATATATTGAGTTTAGTAGTTTTATCAATTTAGCAAAAGGCACACAAAGCCAAAGCAGATACAACAGTATTTATGGGGTTTATGAGAAAGGTTCGCAACGCATGATTAGAAAAAACAACTACAAATTGATTTTATACCCAAAATCAAAACAAGTCTTATTATATAATCTTGGGAAAGATCCTTTAGAATTAAAAGATTTGGCATCCGATCCTGAAAATTCAGCCAAAATAAAATCATTGTTTAAAGATTTAATTCAGTTACAAAAAGAAAAGGGAGATCCTTTAGATTTAGAATCGATTTATGAAAATGTAATATAA
- a CDS encoding fumarylacetoacetate hydrolase family protein: MKLIRFGVAGNEKPGIQLANGSRIDVSAFGEDFDENFFGTEGTERLATWLKTNEANCPTVSEDVRLGSPFCRPSKLVCVGLNYAKHAAEAGMAVPKEPVLFFKSTTAICGPNDDVIIPKNSEKTDWEVELAIVIGKKASYVEEADAFNHIAGYVLHNDVSERAFQIEKEGQWCKGKGCDTFAPVGPFIVTKDEIKNPNNLELWLDVNGERLQHSSTSDFIFNVQEVVSYISQYMTLLPGDVISTGTPFGVGLGFNPPKYLKPGDVMELGIEGLGTSKQIAKAYTEN; this comes from the coding sequence ATGAAATTAATAAGATTTGGAGTAGCAGGTAATGAAAAGCCAGGTATTCAATTGGCGAATGGTTCAAGAATAGATGTTTCAGCTTTTGGAGAAGATTTTGATGAAAATTTCTTCGGAACAGAAGGAACAGAGCGTTTAGCAACATGGTTGAAAACTAATGAGGCTAACTGTCCAACAGTAAGTGAAGATGTCCGTTTAGGATCACCATTTTGTCGCCCTTCAAAATTAGTATGTGTCGGGTTAAATTATGCAAAACACGCTGCAGAAGCTGGTATGGCAGTACCAAAAGAACCTGTGTTGTTTTTTAAATCTACTACAGCGATATGTGGACCTAATGATGATGTTATTATTCCTAAAAATTCAGAAAAAACAGATTGGGAAGTCGAATTAGCCATAGTAATTGGTAAAAAAGCATCATATGTTGAAGAAGCCGATGCTTTTAATCACATCGCTGGTTATGTACTTCATAATGACGTTTCAGAAAGAGCTTTTCAAATTGAAAAAGAAGGACAGTGGTGTAAAGGAAAAGGCTGTGATACTTTTGCTCCTGTAGGCCCATTTATTGTAACAAAAGATGAAATAAAAAACCCTAATAATTTAGAATTATGGTTAGATGTAAATGGAGAACGTTTACAACACTCATCAACGTCAGATTTTATTTTTAATGTACAAGAAGTGGTTTCGTACATTAGTCAATATATGACCTTGCTCCCTGGTGATGTTATTTCAACCGGAACACCTTTTGGTGTGGGATTAGGATTCAATCCTCCTAAATATTTAAAACCTGGTGATGTTATGGAATTAGGAATTGAAGGTTTAGGTACTTCAAAGCAAATAGCAAAAGCCTACACAGAAAATTAA
- a CDS encoding SDR family NAD(P)-dependent oxidoreductase: protein MKFSLKEKIAIVTGGGSGIGKAISLALAGQGAVVHVLELNSDNANATVKEIENNGGKAIAHGCDVSDQKDVQNVLGSINNTIDILVNNAGIAHVGNIEGTEESDMDRIYNVNIKGVYNCMYAVISKMKEKGGVILNMASIASSVGIKDRFAYSMSKGAVLTMTYSIAKDYLEYGIRCNSISPARIHTPFVDGFINKNYPGKEAEMFENLSKTQPIGRMGKPEEVGNLALYLCSDEASFITGTDFPIDGGFIKLNG, encoded by the coding sequence ATGAAATTTAGTTTAAAAGAAAAAATAGCTATTGTAACTGGTGGTGGCAGTGGTATTGGTAAAGCAATCTCATTAGCATTGGCAGGACAGGGAGCTGTAGTACATGTTTTAGAGCTTAATTCAGATAATGCGAATGCAACAGTAAAAGAAATTGAAAATAATGGAGGCAAAGCAATAGCACACGGCTGTGATGTTTCTGATCAAAAAGATGTACAAAATGTATTAGGGTCTATAAATAATACCATAGATATTTTAGTCAATAATGCTGGAATTGCACATGTAGGAAATATAGAAGGCACTGAAGAATCAGATATGGATCGGATTTACAATGTAAATATAAAAGGTGTTTACAATTGTATGTATGCAGTTATTAGCAAGATGAAAGAAAAAGGAGGCGTTATTTTAAATATGGCTTCCATAGCATCATCAGTAGGAATTAAAGATCGATTTGCTTATTCAATGTCTAAAGGAGCCGTATTAACTATGACTTATTCCATAGCTAAAGATTATTTAGAATATGGAATTCGTTGTAATAGTATTTCTCCAGCAAGAATTCATACACCATTTGTAGATGGGTTTATCAATAAAAATTACCCAGGCAAAGAGGCAGAAATGTTTGAGAATTTATCAAAAACACAACCTATAGGCCGAATGGGTAAACCAGAAGAAGTAGGTAATCTAGCTTTGTATTTATGTTCAGATGAAGCCTCTTTTATAACAGGAACAGATTTTCCTATAGATGGGGGATTCATCAAACTAAATGGTTAA
- a CDS encoding L-fuconate dehydratase, which yields MSNSITIVDILIKDIRFPTSKSLDGSDAMNPDPDYSAAYVILKTDHPSNIEGHGLTFTIGRGNELCVAAIQSLSHLIVGKKLNEFTSNMGAFWKMITGDSQLRWLGPEKGVIHLATGAIVNAVWDLYAKVEEKPLWKLLADMTSEELVKCIDFTYITDAITPEEALILLQQNEATKKDRIDVLLEKGYPAYTTSAGWLGYSDNKMRRLCQEAKVEGFKHMKIKVGSDLEDDMRRAAIIREEIGDDIQLMMDANQKWDVNEAIINMESLKKFNPYWIEEPTSPDDVLGHAKIAKAVAPIKVATGEHCQNRVVFKQLMQAGAIEICQIDSCRVGGVNEVLAILLMAAKFKIPVCPHAGGVGLCEYVQHLSMIDYIAISGSMEHRIIEYVDHLHEHFLDPVVIKDGAYMPPKLPGYSITMKKQSLIDYEFPKGKVWQEIQKEESLISK from the coding sequence ATGTCAAATTCAATCACAATTGTTGATATTCTAATTAAAGATATTCGCTTTCCAACGAGTAAATCTTTAGATGGATCAGACGCTATGAATCCTGATCCCGATTATTCTGCCGCTTATGTAATTTTAAAAACAGACCACCCTAGCAATATTGAAGGTCATGGATTGACTTTTACGATTGGTAGAGGTAATGAATTATGTGTTGCTGCGATACAATCATTATCTCATTTAATTGTTGGAAAGAAGTTGAATGAATTTACTTCTAACATGGGGGCATTCTGGAAAATGATTACAGGAGATAGCCAGTTACGTTGGTTAGGGCCGGAAAAAGGAGTTATTCATTTAGCAACTGGAGCTATTGTAAATGCTGTTTGGGATTTGTATGCTAAAGTAGAAGAAAAACCGCTTTGGAAGTTACTAGCAGATATGACTTCAGAAGAATTGGTAAAATGCATAGATTTCACGTATATTACTGATGCCATTACTCCAGAGGAAGCTTTGATATTATTGCAACAAAATGAAGCTACAAAAAAAGATAGAATTGATGTTTTATTAGAAAAAGGATATCCAGCATATACCACATCTGCAGGTTGGTTAGGTTATTCTGATAATAAGATGAGACGTTTATGTCAAGAAGCCAAAGTTGAAGGTTTCAAGCATATGAAAATAAAAGTGGGTTCGGATTTAGAAGACGATATGAGAAGAGCTGCTATTATTCGTGAAGAAATTGGAGATGATATACAATTAATGATGGATGCCAATCAAAAATGGGACGTAAACGAAGCGATCATCAATATGGAATCCTTAAAAAAGTTTAATCCTTATTGGATTGAAGAACCTACAAGTCCAGATGATGTTCTAGGACATGCCAAAATTGCCAAAGCAGTAGCTCCTATAAAAGTAGCTACAGGAGAACATTGTCAAAATAGAGTGGTATTTAAACAGTTAATGCAAGCCGGAGCCATTGAAATATGTCAGATAGATAGTTGTAGAGTTGGTGGTGTAAACGAGGTGTTGGCCATTTTATTAATGGCAGCAAAATTTAAAATTCCAGTTTGTCCACATGCAGGAGGTGTTGGATTGTGTGAATATGTACAACACCTTTCTATGATAGACTATATTGCAATAAGCGGATCTATGGAGCATAGAATTATTGAATATGTAGATCATTTACACGAACATTTTTTAGACCCAGTTGTAATAAAAGATGGGGCATATATGCCACCTAAATTGCCAGGGTATAGTATAACAATGAAAAAACAATCTTTGATAGATTACGAATTTCCAAAAGGAAAAGTTTGGCAAGAAATACAAAAAGAGGAATCATTAATAAGTAAGTAA
- a CDS encoding AraC family transcriptional regulator produces the protein MKPKLLNRSNLQNNSFAISYNSYPYFLKVWHYHTELELVVLLESTGTRFIGDSVEKFDKGEIVLIGKNLPHMWLNDDKYFEESSTLKAEAIAIHFKEGFLGDNFFQNPEMKRILDLLDRASYGIKFEEKNAKIIEKIKELLSTGDDFKKVIQFLEILNDLSQCKNYKLLSSTGFVDTFKKSDNKNLYKPYEYIFNNFNKSISLNDVAEIANMNPSSFSRFFKRVNRKTFSRYLNEIRIGYACKLLIENKYSITVICYESGFNNVSNFNRQFKTITGFSPTEYLKKHI, from the coding sequence ATGAAGCCAAAACTTCTTAATAGGAGTAATCTCCAAAATAACTCCTTTGCAATTAGTTATAATAGCTACCCATATTTTTTAAAGGTTTGGCATTATCATACTGAGTTAGAATTGGTAGTTTTATTAGAAAGCACAGGTACTCGATTTATTGGAGATAGTGTTGAGAAATTTGATAAAGGTGAAATTGTTTTAATCGGGAAAAACCTTCCTCATATGTGGTTGAACGATGATAAATATTTTGAAGAGTCATCAACATTAAAGGCCGAAGCAATAGCGATACATTTTAAAGAAGGTTTTTTAGGCGATAATTTTTTTCAGAATCCAGAAATGAAACGCATTTTAGACTTACTAGATAGAGCATCATATGGCATTAAATTTGAAGAAAAAAATGCAAAAATCATTGAGAAAATTAAAGAATTATTATCTACTGGTGATGATTTTAAAAAAGTGATTCAATTTTTAGAAATTTTAAACGATTTATCACAATGTAAAAACTATAAGTTATTGTCTAGTACTGGGTTTGTAGATACCTTTAAAAAATCAGATAATAAAAATTTGTATAAACCTTATGAGTACATTTTCAATAACTTTAATAAATCAATATCTTTAAATGATGTAGCAGAAATAGCCAACATGAACCCTTCTTCTTTTAGTCGTTTTTTTAAGCGCGTGAATCGAAAAACATTTTCAAGATATTTAAATGAAATTAGAATTGGATACGCCTGCAAACTACTTATAGAAAATAAATATAGTATCACAGTTATTTGTTACGAATCAGGATTTAATAATGTGTCTAATTTTAATAGACAATTTAAAACAATAACTGGGTTCTCACCAACAGAATATCTTAAAAAACATATATAG
- a CDS encoding GH92 family glycosyl hydrolase, whose translation MCFNSSINWCKREARWFLLMLLMLFNYLISFSQNPVNYVNPFIGTSNFGATNPGAIAPRGMVSVSPFNVAGAPNLPLEKDSRWLSNPYINENTFLTGFSHVNLSGVGCPDLGVILTMPTTGALKTNHLEYGTTYTNEVSKPGYYSVNLSKYNVKTEVTASTRTGVSRYSFPKGQSNILINLGLGLTNEEGAVIKIVSDTEIEGMRNVGSFCYYKPEEAYPVYFVAKFSHPADDFGVWNTPKKTKGIESQWMGYNGKTRLYKQYKKEVIGDSIGSYFTYHFKEPTTVEVKIGVSYVSIENARENLEKETQGLTFDAIYNKTAATWNDLLSKIEVEGGTEDDKTIFYTALYHTLIHPNTLNDINGEYPTMAKRETAKTKGTRFTVFSFWDTYRNLHALMSLVYPKQQSDMVKSMLNIYDESGWLPKWELNATETTTMVGDPAGIILADTYLRGIQDFDIEKAYEAMRKSALQLENNPLRPGIKDYIEKGYLTTTTTKSGSVSTTQEYNITDFAIAQLAKKLNKKQDYELFSKRSITYRNLFDKKFNLLRPKNHDGSWFSPFNPNTGANFEKNLGFIEGNSWQYTFMVSHDIKMLMKLMGGKKQFVKQLDLVFNNKQFDMANEPDINYPFLYNYAKGYEWKTQDRVSSLIKEYFTNKPAGLPGNDDTGTMSAWLIYSMMGIYPSSPAEPNYTITSPHFNKITIHLNPNYYKNDKLIITSNTSKDKNHIKNIRIDGKPYKDYFISHKELVNSRSIEFTLE comes from the coding sequence ATGTGTTTTAATAGTTCAATAAATTGGTGTAAAAGAGAAGCAAGATGGTTTCTATTAATGCTTTTAATGCTATTTAATTATTTAATAAGTTTTTCTCAAAACCCAGTTAATTATGTAAATCCATTTATTGGCACATCAAATTTTGGAGCTACAAACCCTGGAGCGATAGCGCCTAGAGGTATGGTAAGTGTTTCTCCTTTCAATGTGGCAGGAGCACCAAATTTACCTTTAGAAAAAGATAGTCGGTGGTTGTCTAATCCGTATATTAACGAAAATACATTTTTAACAGGTTTTAGCCATGTTAATTTAAGTGGTGTCGGTTGCCCGGATTTGGGAGTTATTTTAACCATGCCAACTACAGGAGCACTTAAAACGAATCACTTAGAGTATGGAACAACTTATACTAACGAAGTGTCTAAGCCTGGGTATTACAGCGTAAACCTTTCTAAATATAACGTAAAAACCGAAGTAACAGCTAGTACGAGAACCGGTGTAAGTCGTTATTCATTCCCTAAAGGCCAATCTAACATTCTTATAAATTTAGGTTTAGGTTTGACTAATGAAGAAGGAGCCGTTATTAAAATTGTCTCTGATACCGAAATTGAAGGTATGCGTAATGTTGGTTCTTTTTGTTATTATAAACCAGAAGAAGCATATCCTGTTTATTTTGTAGCTAAATTTAGCCATCCTGCGGATGATTTTGGTGTATGGAATACGCCTAAAAAAACGAAAGGGATTGAAAGCCAATGGATGGGATATAATGGAAAAACACGTTTGTATAAACAATATAAAAAAGAGGTTATAGGAGATAGTATTGGGAGTTACTTTACCTATCATTTTAAAGAACCGACTACTGTAGAAGTTAAAATTGGAGTTTCGTATGTTAGCATAGAAAATGCTCGTGAAAATCTGGAAAAAGAAACACAGGGGTTAACATTTGATGCTATTTATAATAAAACTGCTGCGACTTGGAATGATTTATTATCTAAAATAGAAGTTGAAGGCGGTACAGAAGATGACAAAACTATTTTTTATACAGCATTGTACCATACGCTTATTCATCCAAATACATTAAACGATATAAATGGTGAATATCCAACCATGGCTAAACGGGAAACAGCAAAAACCAAAGGCACCCGATTTACGGTGTTTTCCTTTTGGGATACTTATAGAAACCTGCATGCATTAATGTCTTTGGTATATCCTAAGCAACAATCTGATATGGTAAAAAGTATGCTTAATATTTATGATGAAAGTGGTTGGTTACCAAAATGGGAATTAAATGCTACGGAAACGACTACTATGGTTGGAGACCCTGCAGGGATTATATTAGCAGATACCTATTTAAGGGGTATTCAGGACTTTGATATTGAAAAAGCGTACGAAGCCATGCGTAAAAGTGCCTTGCAGTTAGAAAACAACCCTTTAAGGCCAGGAATAAAAGATTATATAGAAAAGGGCTATTTAACAACGACTACCACCAAAAGCGGATCGGTTTCTACGACACAGGAATACAATATTACTGATTTTGCAATTGCTCAACTAGCCAAAAAACTAAACAAGAAACAGGATTATGAATTGTTCTCTAAGCGTTCTATCACATATCGAAATTTATTTGATAAAAAATTTAATCTTTTAAGACCAAAAAACCATGATGGTTCCTGGTTCTCTCCTTTTAATCCAAATACTGGCGCCAATTTTGAAAAAAATCTAGGTTTTATTGAAGGTAATTCTTGGCAGTATACTTTTATGGTTTCTCATGATATTAAAATGCTTATGAAACTAATGGGAGGAAAAAAACAGTTTGTAAAACAATTAGACCTTGTTTTTAATAATAAACAATTCGACATGGCGAATGAGCCAGATATAAACTACCCTTTTTTATATAATTATGCAAAGGGGTATGAGTGGAAAACACAGGATCGTGTTTCTAGTTTAATAAAGGAATATTTTACTAACAAACCAGCTGGTTTGCCAGGAAATGATGATACAGGAACGATGTCTGCGTGGTTAATTTATAGTATGATGGGGATATACCCGAGCTCTCCAGCTGAACCTAATTATACCATTACGTCGCCACACTTTAACAAAATTACAATTCATTTAAATCCTAATTATTATAAAAATGATAAACTAATTATTACATCTAATACTTCAAAAGATAAAAATCACATTAAGAACATTCGTATTGATGGTAAACCATATAAAGATTATTTTATTTCACATAAAGAATTGGTGAATTCCAGAAGCATTGAGTTTACTTTAGAATAA
- a CDS encoding alpha-L-fucosidase, which yields MKKVIVAIVLLFSVQGFSQAIYEEERYVPETDPLVLEKLSEWQDIKFGLLMHWGAYSQWGIVESWSLSPEEYDWCRRTKGSNPNDYFVYKKEYEALQNTFNPTQFNPEKWAKAAKGAGMKYVVFTTKHHDGFSMFDSKYTDYKVTDPSTPFSSNPKSNIAKEIFNSFRNEGLWTGAYFSKPDWHSEYYWDPKYPPMDRNVNYSPEENPEKWNKFVEFTHNQIMELMTDYGKMDILWLDGGWVSKAPKKEIINWYDKTLNKDNEAYLKHRMVNQDIKMDELVIKARQKQPGLIVVDRAVHGKNQNYLTPENRVPEKTLPYPWESCIISGGGWSYTPNATYMSGRQGVHTLIDVVAKGGNLLLNIAPGPDGTWQQGAYDLLKEYEDWMHVNSSAIYETKPIAPFKENNICFTQNKNGQVYFMYLAEENQNTIPSEIVVASITPKKGAKIRLLGSKKNLKWVALEKGFKVIIPENMQNNPASKYAWAFKISAVN from the coding sequence ATGAAAAAAGTAATTGTAGCCATAGTCCTTTTGTTTTCAGTTCAAGGCTTTTCCCAGGCTATTTATGAAGAAGAACGTTATGTCCCGGAAACAGACCCTTTAGTTTTAGAAAAATTGTCGGAATGGCAAGATATAAAATTTGGATTATTGATGCACTGGGGGGCATATAGTCAATGGGGGATTGTAGAATCATGGTCACTCAGTCCAGAAGAGTACGATTGGTGTAGAAGAACAAAAGGAAGCAATCCAAATGATTATTTTGTATATAAAAAGGAATATGAAGCACTTCAGAATACTTTTAACCCCACTCAGTTTAATCCAGAAAAATGGGCAAAGGCAGCAAAAGGAGCAGGTATGAAGTATGTGGTGTTTACAACGAAGCATCATGATGGTTTTAGCATGTTTGATTCAAAATATACAGACTATAAAGTCACAGACCCAAGTACGCCTTTTTCGTCAAACCCAAAATCTAATATTGCCAAAGAAATATTTAATTCGTTTAGAAATGAAGGGTTATGGACGGGAGCTTACTTTTCAAAACCTGATTGGCATTCAGAATATTATTGGGATCCAAAATACCCTCCAATGGATAGAAATGTAAACTATTCCCCAGAAGAGAATCCAGAGAAGTGGAACAAGTTTGTCGAATTTACCCATAACCAAATTATGGAACTCATGACAGATTATGGTAAAATGGACATTTTATGGTTAGATGGTGGTTGGGTTTCAAAAGCTCCAAAGAAAGAAATTATTAACTGGTACGATAAAACTTTAAATAAAGATAACGAAGCTTATTTAAAACATCGCATGGTCAATCAGGATATCAAAATGGATGAATTGGTTATTAAAGCCAGACAAAAACAACCAGGGTTAATTGTTGTCGATAGAGCTGTTCATGGTAAAAACCAGAATTATTTAACACCAGAAAACAGAGTGCCGGAAAAAACGTTGCCATACCCTTGGGAATCCTGTATTATTTCTGGAGGTGGATGGTCTTATACGCCTAATGCGACTTATATGAGTGGCAGACAGGGAGTTCATACCCTTATAGATGTCGTGGCTAAAGGAGGAAACTTATTATTGAACATTGCCCCAGGACCAGACGGAACATGGCAGCAAGGCGCTTACGACTTATTAAAAGAATATGAAGACTGGATGCATGTAAATAGTTCTGCCATTTATGAAACAAAACCAATAGCTCCATTTAAAGAGAATAATATTTGTTTTACTCAAAATAAGAACGGTCAGGTTTATTTTATGTACTTAGCAGAGGAAAACCAAAATACAATCCCTTCTGAAATTGTTGTAGCCTCTATAACTCCAAAAAAAGGTGCTAAAATACGTTTGTTGGGTTCTAAAAAGAATTTAAAATGGGTAGCTCTTGAAAAGGGTTTTAAAGTCATAATTCCAGAGAACATGCAAAATAACCCGGCATCTAAATACGCTTGGGCTTTTAAGATTTCAGCAGTAAATTAA